The sequence TCACGCAACACAAAGACTGGCTGCCGCAGGAAACGGTGGACGCTCTCCAGGAATTCCGTGTTTCAATAAAGGGACCGCTGACAACGCCGGTCGGCGGCGGCATCCGCTCCCTCAACGTCACACTCCGGCAGGTGCTCGACCTGTACGCCTGCATTCGGCCGGTGCGCTACTTCGAGGGCGTGGGCGCGCCGGTGAAAGAGCCGGAGAAGATCAACATCGTGATCTTCCGGGAGAACACGGAGGACGTGTATGCCGGCATCGAGTGGAAGGCGGGCAGCGACGAGGCGAACAAGCTGCGCGATTTCATCAAGAAGGAATTGAAGAAGGACATGCGCGAGAATTCCGCGATTGGCATCAAGCCGATGTCGGAGTTCGGCTCCAAGCGCCTCATCCGCATGGCCATCCGGTACGCCATCGAGAAAGCCCGCGAGTCAGTGACGCTCGTGCACAAGGGCAACATCATGAAGTTCACCGAGGGCGCGTTCCGCGATTGGGGTTACGAGCTCGCGAAGGACGAGTTCGCCGGACTGGCGTGCGCCGAGGCGGACCTGAAGGGCGACGCTACGCGGGCGGACTGCGTGATCGTCAAGGACCGGATCGCCGACTCGATGTTTCAGCAGCTGCTGCTCAGGCCGTCGGAGTACGCGGTGCTCGCGACGCCCAATCTCAACGGCGATTACATCTCCGACGCCGCGGCCGCGCAGGTGGGCGGACTGGGAATCGCGCCGGGCGGCAACGTCGGCGACGGGCTGGCCGTCTTCGAGGCGACCCACGGCACGGCGCCCAAGTACGCCAACAAGAACAAGATCAACCCCGGCTCGGTGATCCTCTCGGGTGTGATGATGTTCGACTACATGGGATGGAACGAAGCGGCGGCGCTGATCGTCAGCGGAGTGGAGAACGCCATCAAGCGGAAGCGCGTTACGTACGACCTCGCGCGGCAGATGCCGGGCTCGACCGAAGTCTCGACCTCCGACTTCGGTGAGGCGATCGTCGCGGGGATGAAAGCTTGATTCCCGCGATCTCCCTCGCCGGCGGGGGCCTCGCCTCCCACAAGGCGCCGCTGCTGGCGCTCGCGCTCGACGACACCACCGAGCTCACGGAGCAGGCCAGGGAGCTGGACGGCGCGCTCGGCGGCGCGATCGCGCGCGCGACGGGCAACCGCGACTTCCGCGGCGCGCGGGACGAGACGATGCTGCTCTCCGGCGGAGCGACGGGCCCGCGCATGGTCCTCCTCGTCGGTCTGGGCGCCGTGTCCGACCGAACGGGCGCGCTCCGCCGGGCCGCCGCGATCGCCGCGAGACAGGCCAACAAGCTCGGCATTCCGGAGCTGACGTGGTACGGCGGGGAGCTGAGCGAGCGCGAGGTAGAAGCCGTCGCTCTCGGCCTGGCGGCCGGTGCGTGGGATTACACCGAGACCCGGACGCAGCCGCCTGAGAACGAGCGGCGCGCGCAACTGGCAACCGCCGCGATCGCCACGGCGGACTCCGCCGCGACCCAGCGAGGGCTCGCCAACGGACTCGCCCTCGGCGAAGGACATTCGCTCGCGCGGCGCCTGGCGATGATGCCCGGCAACCTGTGCACACCGGACTATCTCGCCGAAACGGCGGGTGAGATCGCAGGCCGGCACGGGATGGAAATCACCGTGTGGGGCAGAACGGAGATGCAGGAGGAAGGAATGGGCTCCTTCCTCGCCGTCGCGCAGGGCACGCCGCAGGACCCGAAGCTGATCGTGCTGAAGTACAACGGCGGGAAGAGCGGTGCCGCTCCGATCGCGCTCGTAGGGAAAGGGCTCTGCTTCGATACCGGCGGAATATCGATCAAGCCGCCGCAGAACATGGAGTTGATGAAGTTCGACATGTGCGGCGCGGCCGGTGTGCTCGGCGCGCTCGAGGCGATCGGCCGGATGAAGCTGGAGGTGAACGTCGTCGGTGTCATCGGCGCGACGACGAACATGCCTTCGGGCACCGCGTTCAAGCCCGGCGACGTCGTGCGCAGCCACCTCGGCAAGTACATCGAGGTCGTGAACACCGACGCCGAGGGTCGCATGGTGCTCGCCGACCTGTTGTCGTACGTGCGGCGATTCAACCCCGCCGTCACGGTGGATGCCGCCACGCTCACGGGCGCCGTGGTGATCGCGCTCGGGCACACCGCGACGGGCGTGTTCAGCAGCGACGACGCGCTTGCCACCGAGGTGATCGACGCGGGCAAACGCGCGGGCGAGCCCGGCTGGCCGCTGCCGCTGTGGGACGAGTACAAGGAACTGATCAAGTCGGACGTGGCCGACATGAAGAACGCGGGCGGGCGCGCGGCGGGCTCGACCTCTGCCGCGCTCTTCCTCCAGGAGTTCACGGAAGGAATGCCGTGGATCCACCTCGACATCGCCGGCACCGCGTACTCCGAGACAGACCTGGTCGCCCTGCCGAAGGGTCCCACGGGCGTTCCGGTTGGAACGTTCGTCGAGTTCGTCCGGGGCCGGGCGAGCTGAAGCGCAAAGCATGACGCCTGTTCGCCTCGGCGCGCTCGCCGGGGCCCTCATGCTCGTTTTGACAGCCCTCGCGCCCGGACAGCTGCGCGCGCAGGTGGTGCCGCCGCCCGCGAGCGAGCAGCCGATCCCGCCCAAGGAGCTGCCGGACACCATGCCGCCGGACACGGTGAAGCGCGACACGATCAAGGCGGGGATCGGCCGGCTGCGAACGCCGGCTACATACGACATCGGCCCGCAGTACCGCTGGGACAGGGAGGAGCTGTTCGCCAGCGGCGCGCTCACCGTGACCGATCTCCTGGCGCGAA comes from Gemmatimonadaceae bacterium and encodes:
- the icd gene encoding isocitrate dehydrogenase (NADP(+)), with amino-acid sequence MATYKLSTVPTGGEKIGWRDGKLSVPSNPIIPFIEGDGTGPDIWRASQRVFDAAIERAYGGERKIAWMEVFAGEKAFTQHKDWLPQETVDALQEFRVSIKGPLTTPVGGGIRSLNVTLRQVLDLYACIRPVRYFEGVGAPVKEPEKINIVIFRENTEDVYAGIEWKAGSDEANKLRDFIKKELKKDMRENSAIGIKPMSEFGSKRLIRMAIRYAIEKARESVTLVHKGNIMKFTEGAFRDWGYELAKDEFAGLACAEADLKGDATRADCVIVKDRIADSMFQQLLLRPSEYAVLATPNLNGDYISDAAAAQVGGLGIAPGGNVGDGLAVFEATHGTAPKYANKNKINPGSVILSGVMMFDYMGWNEAAALIVSGVENAIKRKRVTYDLARQMPGSTEVSTSDFGEAIVAGMKA
- a CDS encoding leucyl aminopeptidase, which produces MIPAISLAGGGLASHKAPLLALALDDTTELTEQARELDGALGGAIARATGNRDFRGARDETMLLSGGATGPRMVLLVGLGAVSDRTGALRRAAAIAARQANKLGIPELTWYGGELSEREVEAVALGLAAGAWDYTETRTQPPENERRAQLATAAIATADSAATQRGLANGLALGEGHSLARRLAMMPGNLCTPDYLAETAGEIAGRHGMEITVWGRTEMQEEGMGSFLAVAQGTPQDPKLIVLKYNGGKSGAAPIALVGKGLCFDTGGISIKPPQNMELMKFDMCGAAGVLGALEAIGRMKLEVNVVGVIGATTNMPSGTAFKPGDVVRSHLGKYIEVVNTDAEGRMVLADLLSYVRRFNPAVTVDAATLTGAVVIALGHTATGVFSSDDALATEVIDAGKRAGEPGWPLPLWDEYKELIKSDVADMKNAGGRAAGSTSAALFLQEFTEGMPWIHLDIAGTAYSETDLVALPKGPTGVPVGTFVEFVRGRAS